A region from the Hydra vulgaris chromosome 10, alternate assembly HydraT2T_AEP genome encodes:
- the LOC136086039 gene encoding uncharacterized protein LOC136086039, producing the protein MFAIVAFENTCETDYVPLKWLEGVDANNIQLLITNQTSVKCYWPPFKNPNTISKSKNNSHDAEINWPIYKARVLGLADSLNNARQKAKMAEDTSSLENAFEEIEESSGTFKKNKKRRVTKISYDRETENEESENDQLCSVEPKKKMLVSSALVPKPQPPCKLPSSSKLRVDDQLQHDEHSNDFNIWNSEQFSHPIASTAERATSLSMLSSTNAGSSLSQTANLQTVFNLIATLVSNVEEIKKTLKLHTSLLHSIKQKVLATEELIFDLPEDIKLPLTTIAEVETLEEKLFCVEKKKILAKHISDIGGEDLRNFVMRAMPVLLDGQLARQFNLTGQKGKKSFKALLLSQVFLSAVKLNPNTNQYNNKDIEIELSKWFSNARDRGIDGRRYTITKATMTTPSSD; encoded by the exons atgttTGCAATTGTTGCTTTTGAAAACACTTGCGAAACAGATTATGTTCCGTTGAAATGGCTTGAGGGAGTGGATGCTAATAATATCCAGTTGCTGATTACAAATCAAACATCAGTGAAGTGCTATTGGCCACCATTTAAAAATCCCAACACtatttctaaatcaaaaaataacagCCATGATGCAGAGATAAATTGGCCAATCTACAAGGCAAGGGTGCTGGGATTAGCTG acAGTTTGAACAATGCTCGTCAAAAAGCGAAAATGGCAGAAGACACATCTAGTTTAGAAAATGCATTTGAAGAGATAGAAGAAAGTTCAGGTACtttcaagaaaaacaaaaaaagacg AGTGACAAAGATCAGTTATGACCGAGAAACAGAAAACGAGGAATCTGAAAATGATCAATTGTGTAGTGTAGAACCAAA aaagaagatGTTGGTAAGTTCTGCTCTTGTTCCAAAGCCACAGCCACCCTGCAAACTCCCATCAAGCAGCAAATTGAGAGTTGACGATCAGTTGCAACA TGATGAACATTCAAATGACTTTAACATATGGAATAGTGAACAATTTTCACATCCTATTGCTTCAACTGCTGAAAGGGCAACATCATTGTCAATGTTAAGTTCTACTAATGCAG gatcCAGTTTAAGTCAAACTGCTAACCTGCAAacagtatttaatttaatagcAACTTTGGTTAGCAATGTTGAGGagattaaaaaaactctaaagtTGCATACATCACTATTGCATTCTATTAAGCAAAAAGTGCTAGCTACTgaagaattaatttttgatttgccTGAAGATATAAAGTTGCCACTGACCACTATAGCAGAAGTTGAAACATTAGAGGAAAAGTTGTTTTgcgttgagaaaaaaaaaattctt GCAAAACATATATCAGACATTGGTGGCGAGGATCTACGAAATTTCGTCATGAGAGCGATGCCAGTTCTACTCGATGGTCAGCTTGCTCGCCAATTCAATTTGACAGGGCAGAAAGGAAAGAAATCGTTTAAAGCACTATTGCTTAGTCAAGTTTTTTTGA GTGCTGTGAAACTAAACCCAAATAcaaatcaatataataataaagatattgaaatagaaTTATCAAAATGGTTTTCAAACGCAAGAGATCGTGGTATTGACGGTCGCCGATATACAATTACGAAAGCTACAATGACGACTCCCAGTTCAGATTAA